The following proteins are encoded in a genomic region of Pseudochaenichthys georgianus unplaced genomic scaffold, fPseGeo1.2 scaffold_622_arrow_ctg1, whole genome shotgun sequence:
- the LOC117443528 gene encoding sulfotransferase 2B1-like isoform X1: protein MTEEELYTVYKGVYVVSSVHTPESLKYFEEFAFRPDDIIIVTYPRSGTHWMKEIVPLIMSGGDPEPVDTIVNWKRVPWLEVQQTASLELEQRPSPRLLNTHFQYNMMPPSFFEVKPKVIYVTRNPKDVFTSSFHHDEAASFLVDPGPQTQFLHKFLDGKVLFGSWFDHVKSWLNAADEEHIMHISYEQMIMDLKDSVCNIAQFLQKPLDHEAIEKIADRCLFKNMKKNNMSNFSNVPRELLDQTKCEFLRKGIAGDWKNLLTPAEAAYFDAVYKDNMKDVKYTFAWD from the exons ATGACGGAGGAAGAGTTATACACGGTGTACAAGGGGGTCTACGTGGTCTCATCTGTGCACACGCCAGAGAGTCTGAAATACTTTGAAGAGTTTGCTTTTCGCCCAGATGATATCATCATCGTGACGTATCCCAGGTCAG GTACACACTGGATGAAGGAGATTGTCCCTCTGATCATGAGTGGAGGAGATCCAGAACCTGTTGACACGATTGTTAACTGGAAACGTGTTCCCTGGCTTGAAGTGCAGCAGACCGCCTCCCTCGAACTTGAACAGAGGCCCTCTCCACGACTGTTGAATACACACTTCCAGTACAACATGATGCCACCATCTTTCTTTGAAGTAAAGCCAAAG GTCATCTATGTGACGAGGAACCCCAAAGATGTGTTCACATCGTCTTTTCATCATGATGAGGCGGCTTCCTTCCTGGTGGACCCAGGCCCACAGACCCAGTTCCTCCACAAGTTCCTTGATGGAAAAG TTCTGTTTGGCTCGTGGTTTGATCATGTGAAGAGCTGGCTGAATGCTGCAGATGAAGAGCACATCATGCACATCTCCTATGAACAGATGATAATG GACCTGAAGGACTCTGTTTGCAACATAGCTCAGTTCCTGCAGAAACCTCTGGACCATGAAGCGATAGAGAAGATAGCCGACCGATGTTTGTTCAAGAACATGAAGAAGAACAACATGTCAAACTTCTCTAATGTTCCTCGTGAATTACTGGACCAGACAAAGTGTGAGTTTCTCAGGAAAG GAATTGCTGGAGACTGGAAAAACCTGCTAACCCCGGCAGAAGCAGCGTACTTTGACGCTGTTTACAAAGACAACATGAAAGATGTCAAATATACATTTGCATGGGATTAA
- the LOC117443528 gene encoding sulfotransferase 2B1-like isoform X2 has protein sequence MTEEELYTVYKGVYVVSSVHTPESLKYFEEFAFRPDDIIIVTYPRSGTHWMKEIVPLIMSGGDPEPVDTIVNWKRVPWLEVQQTASLELEQRPSPRLLNTHFQYNMMPPSFFEVKPKVIYVTRNPKDVFTSSFHHDEAASFLVDPGPQTQFLHKFLDGKVLFGSWFDHVKSWLNAADEEHIMHISYEQMIMDLKDSVCNIAQFLQKPLDHEAIEKIADRCLFKNMKKNNMSNFSNVPRELLDQTK, from the exons ATGACGGAGGAAGAGTTATACACGGTGTACAAGGGGGTCTACGTGGTCTCATCTGTGCACACGCCAGAGAGTCTGAAATACTTTGAAGAGTTTGCTTTTCGCCCAGATGATATCATCATCGTGACGTATCCCAGGTCAG GTACACACTGGATGAAGGAGATTGTCCCTCTGATCATGAGTGGAGGAGATCCAGAACCTGTTGACACGATTGTTAACTGGAAACGTGTTCCCTGGCTTGAAGTGCAGCAGACCGCCTCCCTCGAACTTGAACAGAGGCCCTCTCCACGACTGTTGAATACACACTTCCAGTACAACATGATGCCACCATCTTTCTTTGAAGTAAAGCCAAAG GTCATCTATGTGACGAGGAACCCCAAAGATGTGTTCACATCGTCTTTTCATCATGATGAGGCGGCTTCCTTCCTGGTGGACCCAGGCCCACAGACCCAGTTCCTCCACAAGTTCCTTGATGGAAAAG TTCTGTTTGGCTCGTGGTTTGATCATGTGAAGAGCTGGCTGAATGCTGCAGATGAAGAGCACATCATGCACATCTCCTATGAACAGATGATAATG GACCTGAAGGACTCTGTTTGCAACATAGCTCAGTTCCTGCAGAAACCTCTGGACCATGAAGCGATAGAGAAGATAGCCGACCGATGTTTGTTCAAGAACATGAAGAAGAACAACATGTCAAACTTCTCTAATGTTCCTCGTGAATTACTGGACCAGACAAAGT GA